AAGCGGGTGTGCCCGCACGATCGAATGAAGGGTTAGAAAAAAGAATTATGCGAGTTCGATCTGGATTCCGCCTATCTTGCTTGCGAAGAAGTTATAGAGGAAGGCCATGATCGCACCGCAGATGAATCCCATGATGGCAAAGACGATCGGGAAGATGATGATCGTCATAACACCAAACGCCTCAAGGCCGGGCATTCCCTTGCCGTACCCGATTGCTATTCCCATCAATGCGAAGAGAACGCCGTAAACAAGTCCGAACACAATACCGAAGAGGGCCTCAATTTTTGCCCAGGACATAATATCAATACTTTTGATGACCGCCATTAGCGCACCTACGTATGATTATCTGGAACTCCCGTAAAAAGACTTGCGTATTGCATCCGGATGGCCTTTTTGTCGCTACGGTTGCATCTTCCGGCATATAGTTTCCATCAGGGAGTGATGACGGCGGAGGTGATCCAGGAACATCCTGCTGCGCTCATCCGAAGGCAGAGGCTGCCATTCAATACCGCAGTCGGTATCCCAGAGGATGAGACCTTCTGCAGGTGCTGGCTGCAGGGACCGTTCCGCTTCAGAAACAAGGAGACGGGAAACCGTGTCTTCATCTCCCCCGTTCCCAACCGTGAGCAATGCCGTAGCCATGCAGCGGACCTGGTGCCAGAGGAAACTCTCAGCGGTCACTTCGAAAAAGAGAAAGCCATCCTCTTCTTTCACGCGGGCTGACAGGATCGTACGATACGGGTTCTTATCCTCGATCCGGGCAAAATTCGAGAAATTATGGGTTCCAGGAAACTGCCCTGCTGCCCGGTCCATCGCCCCGGTATTTTCCGGCATATCGGAGAAGTAGTAGCGGTACGTACGCGAGCGGGCATCGAACCGGGGGTGGAACTGAGGGGATACTTCGGCATACCCGGTGCACCAGCAGTCGGGGGGCAGCTGCGTATTGATAACAGATTTCGCCCTCTCCGGCTCCCGGGTCGTGAACGCTGCCACCTGCCCGCGGGAATGAACCCCGCGGTCGGTCCGGCCTGCGAACTGGAACCCGGCCTTCCGCCAGTCGTCAAAGAGGCTGAGCCTCCGGCAGGCTTCCACAAACTCTCCCTCAACAGTCCGTTCGGATGCCTGCATCTGGGAGCCAAAGAACCTGCTGCCAAGGTATGAAACCCGGTAAGCAAGTCTTACCGGAGCTGAACGTGGCGGGTTATCCTTTTGATCTTCTTCCATGTGTTATTGATCGACTGGCGGGTATAGGTGCGCAACGGCGTCTGTTTTCCGCCGCAGGAGACATTTCCGGCCCGGATGGCATCGAGGATGGCCGGGACATTCTTTTCGGCCTCGACATAGGTTCGGCCAAATCCGACGAACCGGGCATTGTGGGCATCGCTCCCGCCTACGCAGGGTTTGCCCAGCCGTTTCGCGATACGGGCTGCTTTCTTGTTCGCAGATCCTACGATGTACCTGCTGTTGAAGGATTCCACGGCATCAACAACAGCCATGCCTGCATTCTTGCGTCGTGCAACACCGTGGCGCCAGACATGGTAGGGATGGGGAAGGATGAGAAGCGCTCCCATCCTGCGGGCATTCTCGACGGTAGTCACAACGTCCAGCCCCGATGGGATCACTTCCGTTACGCCGAGAACGAGGAGGTGCCCCTGCTTGGTCGAGACCTCGATGCCCGGGATAACGAGCACCGTCGAAGGGATCGTGAGGGCTTTTTTTGCCCCGTCAACGGTATCATGATCGGTTATGGCGATCACGTCCAGCCCCACGTCCTCAGCTCTTTTGAGGATCTCCTCGACGCTGCTTTCACCGTCTTTGGAATAACTGGTATGTACGTGCAGGTCGCAGATCAGCATCTGATCATAGTGTTTTTATCTCTCTGATATTAAGGGAACTTATGCGCATCCTTCTCCCCACCGGTGCTGCAACGGAAGATCTGGTAAAAAAAGCGGCAGCAGATCTTGACGCCCGCGTGGCAGTCACCGGGGAGATCGCATCGTTTCTGACACCCCACCGGCTCCGTGAGCTCTTAAAGGATGAGCAATTCGATCTGGTACTTGTTCCCGGTATGTGCACTGCATCCTTTGAACAGGTAGAGCGCGAGAGCGGTGTACCTGTCTGCCGCGGACCCCGCCATGCAGCGGATCTCCCGTTGATCCTGCCCATTCTTGGCTCAATCCATCTCTCCCGGACCATCCCGGCAGACGACCTCCTCCTGGCAACAAGAGCAGAAGAAGCAATGAGACGCGCAAAACAGTCAGAGAGCGAAGCGCAGGGCGATTTCTCCATCCGGGGAATTAAAATCGGCGGGAACTCAAGGATGAAAGTTCTTGCCGAGATCATGGATGCGCACCGGCACGAGAGCATCCGTGAGGGAGTCGAGACCTGTTTCTCCGCCGGAGCGGATATTGTAGACCTGGGATTTGGCTTCGATGCGGATCCCGCGGATGTTGTGAGGGTCTTCTCAGAACTTGGGGGAATCGACCGCCCGCTTGCCGTGGATACCCAGGATCCGGCATTGATCCGTGCGGCTCTCGTGCGGGCGGATATCGTGCTCAGCCTGCAGGAACAGAACATCCCGATCATCGGGAAGGAAGTGGCACGCGCCGGCGCTGCAGCAGTTGTCGTTCCGGGCAAGAGCACCTTAAGAGAGAACATCGCCCGTGCAAAGCGGGCAGGTATCCGCTGCATCATCGCCGATCCGCTCCTCCGGCCGGCCGGGTCCGGCCTTGTTGCATCCCTAAAAAAATTCAGAAAATCAGGATATCCCCTTTTCTTCGGCGCAGGGAACGTTGTTGAGCTCCTGGATGCAGATTCTCCCGGCGCCAATGCCCTTCTTGCGGCAATGGCAATGGAACTGGGAGCTGCAGTGATCTTCACCAGCGAGCATTCGGATAAAACCCGGGGATCTGTTCGCGAGATGCGGCGGGCAACGGAGATGATGGTACTTGCACGGGACCGCCCGTACCCCAAGGATCTTGGGATCGATCTCCTCATCCTCAAGGAGAAACGCCGGCGCCGCGAGCCTCCGCTCGACTATGACACGATAGTTACGGCAAAAAAGATGCCCGATGATCTTGAGTACGATCCGAAGGGCAATTTCCGGATAGGCATAGAGGGTGAAAATATCGTCGCGGTAATTCACAGGAAGGCTGTATCCGGGAAACGCTGGCAGGATGTCCTGCACACGATCCTCGAAAAGGGCGATGCCTCCCTGCTCGACCATGCCGGCTATCTCGGCCGGGAACTCTACAAGGCAGAACTTTCAATCCGGTTCGGGCGAAGTTTCGAGCAGGACGGGGAATTCTGATCACCCGTACCAACCTTTTATTTCTCCGGAAAAACACCTGTACAGCATGGCAAAAAAGGCACGAGCATCTCATATACTGGTAAAGACCGAACAACAGGCTACCCAGATCATGAAGCGCCTTGCGGACGGCGAAGATTTCGCTGCAGTCGCGAAACGGTTCTCAGGCTGCCCTTCGGGCAAAAATGGTGGCGACCTTGGCTGGTTCACAAAGGGCCAGATGGTCCCGGAGTTCGAGAAAGTTGCATTCGAAGAAGATGTTGGTAAGGTTGTAGGGCCGATCAAGACCCAGTTCGGGTACCACGTCATCAAAGTGACGGGAAAAGACTGATCGTATTCCCGCCAGTCCCGGCATTTTTTTTATCATCGGTAACCCGATTTTTTCCTGCACCGGTCTGCATCCGGATGCGAACGGTTGTACAGTATCCTTCCCGGTCATGAAACGCTCTGCCGGGTATCCGCGACAGATGGCCGGATACCACCTCCATTTCATCCGAAGAATCCGGAAAAGGGGAGTTATCTCTTTAATTTCACGAGCCCGTCGGGTCCGATCACCGGGCGTAACCTTCTCCCGTCTCCAGTAGCAACGGTTTCCAACCACACCCCCGATTCAGAGGTCGATCTATTCCTGGACATGAGCGCCGATCCCGCGAAAGTCGAACAACCGCGGGAACCGGGCAGTGCCCGAACGAGGTTTTTTTTGAGACCAGCACCAAATGATCATTATACAGCGCCAACTGCTGCACGGAACAGGGCCATGAAAATTCGCGGTATCAGGCAGGACCTCCTTTCACTTCTGCTGGAGATGGGGCGCGACAGTCACCCGAACGAGTTTGTCGGAGTGCTCCGGGAACGGGAAGGCATCCTTGACGAGATCGACCTGCTTCCCGGGACGGTCGGCCGGGAGGATTCGGCTTCCCTTTTGTATGATATGATGCCGCTCGATACCCATGTTGCCGGCAGTGCCCACAGCCACCCCAACGGGGTGCTTCGTCCATCCCTTGCAGATGTGAATTTTTTTCCCCGCACCGGCCGTTACCACCTGATCATCGGCTACCCGTACGAGAAGGGCAACTGGAAATGTTTCACTGCCAATGGTGAACCGTTCGATCTGGAGGTGATCGCATGACCGCCCGTCGTATCGTTGCCACCGGAACGTTCGACATCCTCCACCCGGGACACATCTACTACCTGGAAGAGTCAAAAAAACTCGGGGATGAACTCTTCGTGATTGTTGCCCGGGACACAAATGTCAGGCACAAGCCCCACCCGATCATCCCGGAGGAGCAGCGACTCCGGATGGTCGCTGCATTAAAACCCATTGATCATGCAGTGCTCGGGGATATGACTGACATGTTCCGGCCAATCGTTGAGATTTGCCCGGAGATCATCACTATCGGGTTCAACCAGATGTTCAGCGAAGCAAACCTTGAGGAGCAGCTCCGGGCCCGCAACCTCACTCCCCGCGTTGTCCGTATCGGGAAATGTCCCGACGGGGACCTGTGCAGCTCGCGACGGGTCGTCCAGCGCATTCTCGACAAGCGGTGCGGCGACAGGTAAGGCCCGGGGCTCTGCATTGCAGAAGAGCAGCGGGAACGTTGATGCGAGTCTCCGCAGGAAGTGCAGGCACATGGATATGGTGCGCCCTTCGATGGATGCCGCCTTCATGGACGTCTTTGCAACAGTAAAAAATGTGGGATGGCAACTTGCCACGATCCCATGCAAAAACCTTGAGTATGGAAAAGTCGTGCATTCTGACATCCACTCGATAGGTCTTGTCCTGATCGAGTGATGGTCAGCGCCCGGAATGCACGCGCCGTGAGGGTCCGCCCCGCCGCCCCATATAGGTGATACCCTTCCGGACGATAGTGCTGTATTTTGCCGCAAAGGAACCGATGATCGAGGTTACGATCACCATAACCGCGATGGTGGTTCCCACAAGCGGCGTACCATAGAGGACCGCAAGAGCGATCGAGAACTCACCCCTGCCAATCGTATTTGCCCAGATCTCCAGGCCGGACATGGCCGAGCCGTGAATAAACAATCCCGTAAGTACGCCGGATATCAGCTTGCTCACGACAGCAAGAATGGAGATTATCGCAATCACAAACCAGTTCACCCCTCCTGAAAAGTCGATAGTGACACCGAAGAATACGAAGAACACAACAAGGAAAACATCTTTGAAGGGACGGGCGTGCTGTTCAAATGCATCCGGATCCGTGGTTGCAAAGGCAACCCCGAGAGCTATCACCATCATCGTCTCCGGCACACCCAGGAACATCGAAAAAGATGCGGTGATCAGGACCGCGGCAAAAGTGAAGATGATTGGCAGTTCGTCATCCCGGTCAAGGATGGAGACCAGGAACTCCTTGCCATAATGGGCGAGCGCATAGAGCACGCCAAGAACGCAGAGGATCTTCACGAAGAAGAGAAGGAGATTCTGGTCACCTGCAGAGATGAGGGCAAGGACGATTATCAGGATCAGGTCCTCAAAGACCATCAGCCAGATGACGGTTTCCGATTCACGGAGCATCAGCTTCCGGTTCTCGATGAGGGACGTAACCGCCATTGCGGTGCTCGAGATGTAGAACGCTGATGCAACGATGAGGGATTCGGTGAGCGAGAAGCCGAGCAGGTACGCGGCGGCAAAGCCGATGATCATGTTGACATTGAGATCGATTACGCCGCTTGTGAGGACCGCAGAACGGTTTGCTGCTATCCGTTCCGGCTTGATCCCAAGGCCCATGAAGAAGAGCAAAAAGAGCAGTCCCATCTCTGAGAAGAACCTGCTGATCTCATCGGCCTGGACCAACCCGAGCCCGGCTTTTCCCAGGATTACTCCTGCAAGGATGTAGAAGGGAATGGCCGGCAGGGACAGGTATTTTGTCACGAGCGCCAGGAGCAGGCAGAGAAAAAGCGCGAGTACGATCCCTTCCATCAATCCACCATAATTTCGCGCTCGAATTGTTTTATCTGGTCGCTCTCGCCAATGACCAGCGCCGCGTCCCCGGTCTCAAAGATGAATGAGGGGGGAGGGTTGATAATATTCTTATCCTCACGGCAGACCGCGATTACAGTTGCCCCGGTCTTGGCCCGGATCTGGAGGTCTTCGATTGTCTTACCGACAGCGGATTTGGGAATATAGAACGTGTGGATGGTAACCCGCAGGTCGGCAAGCGCCGAAAAGGCAATCTCCACGCTCTCCTGGTCTGCCTCGATAATCGCCCCGGTCAGGATATTGCCAAGCCTCCTTGCCTCGACCGGAGTCATCTCCGCGGCACTCGGGGTGTGGCACCCTTTCTGGAGCGTATACATCTGGATTATGCCGGTCTTGGTGAAGAAGATCGCGACGGTATCACCCTTGTCGGTCTCAAATTCGTATTTTGTTCCAACACCGGGAAGATTGAGGGAGCGCAGAGCCATAGAAGACATTAGAACAACGGCGTAAAAATATATTATGATTGTGAGAGATGATGCACTGCTTGTATAGGCATCAAAAAAAAGAAAAGGGGGTTTTTGGGTCTTGAGAGGTCGGGAGGAACGATGCACAATCGGAACGGGCATCTGACTTTTTGGGGGGTTGAATCGCCCTCCCCACGTACTTTGTTGAAACAGGAATGGTTTAAACCCGGAACCGGGCGGGGTGAAAGTGTTTTTAATACGGTGTCCCGAACAAGTGTTCATTTCCTGAATAGTACCGGGAAAGTCTCGGATGAGGCGGATTTTACCGGTCACTAATGACAACGGGAAGACGCATTTTTTCAGATTCAGAAATGCAGCCGTGTATAGATCCTTTTTTGAGATTTCAGAACGATCATTACTCTAAGAACCGCGACAGCGTTTTCGCGTTTTGATCTGCTTTACCACAGGAGTTGAATATCATCGCTGAAATTCCCAAAGAAGAATATATTCTGAAATGTACTTCGGCCTGTGCCGGGTGCAGCGACTCGCTCGCTCTCCGGTACGTTCTGAAGGCTGCCGGATCCGATACGGTTCTCGTTGTTCCTGCATGTTGCACCAGTGTTATCCAGGGGATATACCCGAACACTGCATTCAATGTGCCGGTATACAACATCGCCTTTGGCGCAGCAGCCGCCTGTGCATCCGGCATGAGCAATGCATTCCGCGCAGCCGCAAAAAAGACGAACGTAATCGTCTACGCAGGGGATGGCGGGACACTCGATATCGGTATCCAGGCAATGTCCGGGGCATTCGAACGGGGCACGGATTTCCTTTACATCTGTTACGACAACGAAGCGTACGGCAACACCGGTATGCAGCGTTCCAGCGGGACGCCGCTCGGTGCAAAAACCACAACCACTCCTGCCGGTAAAACCGACCCAAAGAAAGATATCGACGCGATCATCGCCGCCCACAATCCCCCTTACCAGGCAACAGCATGTGCTGCATACCCGCAGGATATTTTTAAGAAAGTCCAGAAGGCACTCACATTCCGGGGACCTACGTTCATCCACATCCTTGCTCCCTGCCCGCCGGGCTGGCGCTATTCAACTGAGAAGAGTGTCGAGATGGGCAAGCTGGCGGTTAAATCCGGCATGTGGGTACTCTGGGAGCGGGAGTACGGGAAGCTCACCATCAACCCCCCGTCAAAAGCTGCGATGAGAAAACCCCTGCCGCTCGAAGAGTATCTGGCCCCCCAGGGCCGGTTCAAGGGAATCGA
Above is a window of uncultured Methanoregula sp. DNA encoding:
- the truA gene encoding tRNA pseudouridine(38-40) synthase TruA; translation: MEEDQKDNPPRSAPVRLAYRVSYLGSRFFGSQMQASERTVEGEFVEACRRLSLFDDWRKAGFQFAGRTDRGVHSRGQVAAFTTREPERAKSVINTQLPPDCWCTGYAEVSPQFHPRFDARSRTYRYYFSDMPENTGAMDRAAGQFPGTHNFSNFARIEDKNPYRTILSARVKEEDGFLFFEVTAESFLWHQVRCMATALLTVGNGGDEDTVSRLLVSEAERSLQPAPAEGLILWDTDCGIEWQPLPSDERSRMFLDHLRRHHSLMETICRKMQP
- a CDS encoding PHP domain-containing protein; translation: MLICDLHVHTSYSKDGESSVEEILKRAEDVGLDVIAITDHDTVDGAKKALTIPSTVLVIPGIEVSTKQGHLLVLGVTEVIPSGLDVVTTVENARRMGALLILPHPYHVWRHGVARRKNAGMAVVDAVESFNSRYIVGSANKKAARIAKRLGKPCVGGSDAHNARFVGFGRTYVEAEKNVPAILDAIRAGNVSCGGKQTPLRTYTRQSINNTWKKIKRITRHVQLR
- a CDS encoding dihydropteroate synthase-like protein — translated: MRILLPTGAATEDLVKKAAADLDARVAVTGEIASFLTPHRLRELLKDEQFDLVLVPGMCTASFEQVERESGVPVCRGPRHAADLPLILPILGSIHLSRTIPADDLLLATRAEEAMRRAKQSESEAQGDFSIRGIKIGGNSRMKVLAEIMDAHRHESIREGVETCFSAGADIVDLGFGFDADPADVVRVFSELGGIDRPLAVDTQDPALIRAALVRADIVLSLQEQNIPIIGKEVARAGAAAVVVPGKSTLRENIARAKRAGIRCIIADPLLRPAGSGLVASLKKFRKSGYPLFFGAGNVVELLDADSPGANALLAAMAMELGAAVIFTSEHSDKTRGSVREMRRATEMMVLARDRPYPKDLGIDLLILKEKRRRREPPLDYDTIVTAKKMPDDLEYDPKGNFRIGIEGENIVAVIHRKAVSGKRWQDVLHTILEKGDASLLDHAGYLGRELYKAELSIRFGRSFEQDGEF
- a CDS encoding peptidylprolyl isomerase → MAKKARASHILVKTEQQATQIMKRLADGEDFAAVAKRFSGCPSGKNGGDLGWFTKGQMVPEFEKVAFEEDVGKVVGPIKTQFGYHVIKVTGKD
- a CDS encoding Mov34/MPN/PAD-1 family protein, with amino-acid sequence MKIRGIRQDLLSLLLEMGRDSHPNEFVGVLREREGILDEIDLLPGTVGREDSASLLYDMMPLDTHVAGSAHSHPNGVLRPSLADVNFFPRTGRYHLIIGYPYEKGNWKCFTANGEPFDLEVIA
- a CDS encoding adenylyltransferase/cytidyltransferase family protein, whose product is MTARRIVATGTFDILHPGHIYYLEESKKLGDELFVIVARDTNVRHKPHPIIPEEQRLRMVAALKPIDHAVLGDMTDMFRPIVEICPEIITIGFNQMFSEANLEEQLRARNLTPRVVRIGKCPDGDLCSSRRVVQRILDKRCGDR
- a CDS encoding DUF2284 domain-containing protein, giving the protein MQKSSGNVDASLRRKCRHMDMVRPSMDAAFMDVFATVKNVGWQLATIPCKNLEYGKVVHSDIHSIGLVLIE
- a CDS encoding cation:proton antiporter; its protein translation is MEGIVLALFLCLLLALVTKYLSLPAIPFYILAGVILGKAGLGLVQADEISRFFSEMGLLFLLFFMGLGIKPERIAANRSAVLTSGVIDLNVNMIIGFAAAYLLGFSLTESLIVASAFYISSTAMAVTSLIENRKLMLRESETVIWLMVFEDLILIIVLALISAGDQNLLLFFVKILCVLGVLYALAHYGKEFLVSILDRDDELPIIFTFAAVLITASFSMFLGVPETMMVIALGVAFATTDPDAFEQHARPFKDVFLVVFFVFFGVTIDFSGGVNWFVIAIISILAVVSKLISGVLTGLFIHGSAMSGLEIWANTIGRGEFSIALAVLYGTPLVGTTIAVMVIVTSIIGSFAAKYSTIVRKGITYMGRRGGPSRRVHSGR
- a CDS encoding TrkA C-terminal domain-containing protein, whose amino-acid sequence is MALRSLNLPGVGTKYEFETDKGDTVAIFFTKTGIIQMYTLQKGCHTPSAAEMTPVEARRLGNILTGAIIEADQESVEIAFSALADLRVTIHTFYIPKSAVGKTIEDLQIRAKTGATVIAVCREDKNIINPPPSFIFETGDAALVIGESDQIKQFEREIMVD
- a CDS encoding thiamine pyrophosphate-dependent enzyme, whose translation is MAEIPKEEYILKCTSACAGCSDSLALRYVLKAAGSDTVLVVPACCTSVIQGIYPNTAFNVPVYNIAFGAAAACASGMSNAFRAAAKKTNVIVYAGDGGTLDIGIQAMSGAFERGTDFLYICYDNEAYGNTGMQRSSGTPLGAKTTTTPAGKTDPKKDIDAIIAAHNPPYQATACAAYPQDIFKKVQKALTFRGPTFIHILAPCPPGWRYSTEKSVEMGKLAVKSGMWVLWEREYGKLTINPPSKAAMRKPLPLEEYLAPQGRFKGIDPKTVDILKQRITQNLTKLAAEEAAP